A window of the Hordeum vulgare subsp. vulgare chromosome 5H, MorexV3_pseudomolecules_assembly, whole genome shotgun sequence genome harbors these coding sequences:
- the LOC123395327 gene encoding F-box/LRR-repeat protein 3 gives MAMATHSHLPKRRRVCPAAGAPIDELPDELLFLVLDRVAAADPRALKSFALASRACHAAESRHRRVLRPYRADLLRAALARYPTAARLDLTLCARVPGAALSSAPVPSLRAVDLSRSRGFGAPGLAALVAACPALADLDLSNGVDLGDAAAAELARARGLQRLCLSRCKPITDMGLGCIAVGCPDLRDLTLNWCLGITDLGIQLLALKCNKLRNLHLSYTMISKDCLPAIMKLPNLEVLALVGCVGIDDDALSGLENESSKSLRVLDMSTCRNVTHTGVSSVVKAVPNLLELNLSYCCNVTASMGKCFQMLPKLQTLKLEGCKFMADGLKHIGISCVSLRELSLSKCSGVTDTDLSFVVSRLKNLLKLDITCNRNITDVSLAAITSSCHSLISLRIESCSHFSSEGLRLIGKRCCHLEELDITDSDLDDEGLKALSGCSKLSSLKIGICMRISDQGLIHIGKSCPELRDIDLYRSGGISDEGVTQIAQGCPMLESINLSYCTEITDVSLMSLSKCAKLNTLEIRGCPSISSAGLSEIAIGCRLLAKLDVKKCFAINDVGMFFLSQFSHSLRQINLSYCSVTDIGLLSLSSICGLQNMTIVHLAGITPNGLLAALMVSGGLTRVKLHAAFRSMMPPHMLKVVEARGCAFQWIDKPFKVEQERCDIWQQQSRDVLVR, from the exons ATGGCCATGGCGACCCACAGCCACCTCCCCAAGCGCCGACGCGTATGCCCTGCCGCGGGCGCGCCGATCGACGAGCTGCCCGACGAGCTCCTCTTCTTGGTCCTGGACCGGGTGGCGGCCGCCGATCCGCGCGCGCTCAAGTCCTTCGCGCTGGCCTCCCGCGCCTGCCACGCCGCCGAGTCGCGCCACCGCCGCGTGCTCCGCCCGTACCGCGCCGACCTACTCCGCGCCGCGCTTGCCCGCTACCCCACCGCCGCCCGCCTCGACCTCACCCTCTGCGCGCGCGTGCCCGGCGCGGCCCTCTCCTCCGCGCCCGTGCCTTCCCTCCGCGCCGTCGACCTCTCCCGCTCCCGCGGCTTCGGGGCGCCCGGCCTCGCCGCGCTCGTCGCCGCCTGCCCCGCCCTGGCCGACCTCGACCTCTCCAATGGGGTCGACCTCGGGGACGCGGCGGCCGCGGAGCTGGCGCGGGCGCGGGGCCTGCAGAGGCTCTGCCTCTCGCGCTGCAAGCCCATCACGGACATGGGCCTCGGCTGCATCGCCGTCGGCTGCCCAGACCTGCGGGACCTCACGCTCAACTGGTGCCTCGGGATCACGGATTTGGGGATCCAGCTCCTCGCCCTCAAGTGCAACAAACTCAGGAACCTGCATCTTTCCTACACCATG ATCTCCAAAGACTGCCTTCCAGCCATCATGAAGCTACCCAATCTTGAGGTGTTGGCACTGGTGGGATGTGTTGGAATAGATGATGATGCCCTTAGTGGTCTTGAGAATGAAAGCAGCAAATCACTACGG GTTCTCGATATGTCTACCTGTCGAAATGTCACTCATACGGGAGTTTCATCAGTTGTGAAGGCAGTGCCAAATCTCTTGGAGTTGAATCTGTCCTACTGCTGTAAT GTTACTGCATCTATGGGAAAATGCTTCCAAATGCTTCCTAAATTGCAGACCTTGAAATTGGAAGGCTGCAAGTTCATGGCTGATGGACTAAAACACATTGGAATTTCTTGTGTCTCTTTAAGAGAGTTGAGCCTGAGCAAGTGCTCAGGAGTGACAGATACTGATCTGTCTTTCGTTGTGTCAAGactaaagaatttgctgaagcTGGACATTACTTGCAATCGCAATATCACTGATGTTTCGTTAGCTGCCATCACTAGCTCATGCCATTCCCTCATCTCTCTAAGAATAGAGTCCTGTAGCCATTTTTCTAGTGAAGGGCTCCGACTTATTGGGAAGCGATGTTGCCATTTGGAAGAGTTGGATATCACCGACAGTGATTTGGACGATGAAG GTTTGAAAGCTTTGTCTGGATGCAGCAAACTGTCAAGCTTAAAAATTGGAATATGCATGAGGATAAGTGACCAAGGCCTTATCCACATTGGGAAGTCTTGTCCAGAACTCCGAGATATTGATTTGTATAGGTCTGGGGGTATTAGTGATGAGGGGGTTACTCAAATTGCCCAAGGTTGTCCAATGCTAGAGTCTATCAACCTGTCGTACTGTACAGAAATAACAGATGTTTCGTTGATGTCGCTCTCAAAATGTGCAAAGCTAAACACACTGGAGATCCGTGGTTGCCCCAGTATTTCATCTGCTGGGCTCTCAGAAATAGCAATCGGATGCAGGCTACTTGCCAAGCTTGATGTCAAGAAGTGCTTTGCGATCAATGATGTGGGGATGTTTTTTCTTTCCCAGTTCTCTCATAGCCTCCGTCAG ATAAACTTGTCATACTGTTCGGTCACCGATATTGGGCTTCTGTCCCTCTCTAGCATATGCGGGCTTCAGAACATGACGATTGTACACTTGGCGGGTATTACGCCTAATGGCTTGCTGGCTGCTCTGATGGTCTCTGGTGGTTTGACAAGGGTGAAGCTTCATGCAGCGTTCAGATCTATGATGCCCCCGCATATGCTCAAAGTCGTTGAGGCTCGCGGCTGTGCTTTCCAGTGGATTGATAAACCATTCAAG GTCGAGCAAGAACGATGCGACATATGGCAACAACAGTCTCGAGACGTGCTTGTACGATGA